Proteins co-encoded in one Podospora pseudoanserina strain CBS 124.78 chromosome 7 map unlocalized CBS124.78p_7, whole genome shotgun sequence genomic window:
- a CDS encoding uncharacterized protein (COG:E; EggNog:ENOG504HA96), translating into MAQKTKVAFLGPVASYSHQATKVAFPDENTHELIPVKTIREVFDTVQARGTEYGVVPFENSTHGPVSMTLEALADRGDELRDVVVCGEVYLGVHHFLLGKKGGRLEDVRRVYSHPQAFGQTGRWMRRFLPGVEMVEVSSTSKAAEIVATGGDEGWAAVAGEMAGREYGLGVLGERIEDRGDNETRFFVVGRKQEKGEGRGKGKNLVSFCVGSHDEPGALAEVLGCFRERGLNLTSINSVPGLREGMRPFEYLFFVEFEGTGQVDEGVRVKGVLEDLESKTKGWRYLGGWESARR; encoded by the exons ATGGCGCAAAAGACAAAAGTTGCCTTTTTGGGGCCGGTAGCTTCGTATTCTCACCAG GCAACAAAAGTGGCCTTTCCGGATGAAAACACGCATGAGCTCATACCCGTCAAGACGATCCGCG AAGTCTTCGACACGGTCCAAGCCAGGGGTACAGAATACGGCGTCGTCCCGTTCGAGAACTCGACCCACGGCCCGGTGTCAATGACGCTGGAAGCGCTGGCTGATCGGGGGGATGAACTGcgggatgtggttgtttgcGGGGAGGTGTACCTGGGGGTTCACCACTTTTTGCTtgggaagaaaggggggaggttggaggatgtgaggagggtgtaTAGTCATCCGCAGGCGTTTGGGCAgacggggaggtggatgaggaggtttttgcctggggttgagatggtggaggttaGTAGTACGTCAAAGGCGGCGGAAATCGTGGCGAcggggggggatgagggatggGCGGCTGtggcgggggagatggcgggaCGGGAGTATGGGCTTGGGGtgctgggggagaggattgaGGATAGGGGGGATAACGAGACTCGGTTTTTTGTTGTGGGgaggaaacaagaaaagggggaggggagggggaaggggaagaatcTGGTCAGTTTTTGTGTGGGATCTCATGATGAGCCGGGGGCGTTGgcggaggtgttggggtgttttagggagagggggttgaacCTGACGAGCATTAATAGTGTTcctgggttgagggaggggatgaggccGTTTGAGTATTTGTTTTTtgtggagtttgaggggacTGGGcaggtggatgagggggtgagggtgaagggggttTTAGAGGATTTGGAGAGCAAGACGAAGGGGTGGAGGTAtctgggggggtgggagagtgCGAGGAGGtag
- a CDS encoding uncharacterized protein (COG:S; EggNog:ENOG503NVUK) — protein MNAEGPPEFLLEAFADPNTVRDVVRGILHTIFFMRFFQSIQAATATRDCLGIDLAYVPDSAIETLIDQRATSLARQLDAERPSGGGGRGQITVQFFEKKRRKGTWFGAGDELCWERWTIKITVAEPKTESDRAKVRKATETTLRSTVFKIMTCVTGHMDHIPPITESNVNPFPYRIYIGNPPSNQQSPSSQQKAATAAAGVGARVDAVAGGWAKKMGIY, from the exons ATGAACGCGGAGGGCCCGCCCGAGTTTCTGCTCGAAGCATTCGCCGACCCTAACACGGTGCGGGATGTTGTTCGCG GTATTCTGCACACCATATTCTTTATGCGTTTCTTCCAGTCCATCCAGGCTGCCACAGCCACACGCGACTGTCTCGGGATCGACCTCGCCTACGTTCCCGACTCCGCAATCGAGACGCTGATCGACCAGCGCGCAACATCACTCGCACGACAACTAGACGCTGAGCGCCCatcaggaggaggtggccgCGGTCAGATCACTGTTCAGTTCTTTGAGAAGAAGCGTCGTAAGGGGACCTGGTTCGGGGCCGGCGATGAGCTCTGCTGGGAGAGGTGGACCATCAAAATTACCGTCGCTGAACCCAAGACGGAGAGTG ACCGTGCTAAGGTCCGGAAAGCAACCGAAACCACGCTCCGCTCTACCGTCTTCAAGATCATGACCTGTGTGACCGGCCACATGGACCacatccctcccatcaccgAGTCCAACGTCAACCCCTTCCCGTACCGCATTTACATTGGTAATCCTCCAAGTAATCAGcaatcaccatcatcgcAACAAAAGGCTgccacggctgctgctggagtcGGAGCTAGAGTCGACGCTGTAGCGGGTGGCTGGGCAAAGAAGATGGGGATCTATTAG
- a CDS encoding uncharacterized protein (EggNog:ENOG503P25Y; COG:S) yields the protein MVISRTVTRFLRGITWFTLNLRYRLTSRWLTGQTRIISRGGLSQEGCGLGEVDFEREYMGCMLLGEGGKETKAECREWVESEGVEVKGGKVFVEVGREYFAVTGEEKVKVLTEKRRLVFLRPLEEELARQVERLRLGDKKAVERKKIKVPWRPFFSFSLRPDAQFLSLFSVLTSNTHRIHLDSKYARVEEGYKDVLVHGPLTLVLMLEGLASYLHKSGKEKRRWIKSMSYRNLAPLFKGDEVRVCGALAKSQGGGEGEEWVVWIEDIEGGLAVKGSATVVGRPVIGS from the coding sequence ATGGTGATTTCGAGGACGGTGACCCGCTTCCTCAGGGGTATCACATGGTTTACTTTGAACCTAAGATATCGTCTTACCAGCCGATGGCTGACGGGACAGACCCGTATCATTTCCCGGGGGGGCCTTTCGCAAGAAGGatgtgggttgggggaggtaGATTTTGAGAGGGAGTACATGGGGTGTATGTTGCtgggtgaaggggggaaggaaaCAAAGGCGGAGTGTAGGGAGTGGGTTGAgagtgagggggtggaggtgaagggggggaaggtttTTGtcgaggtggggagggagtattTTGCTGTGacaggggaagaaaaagtgaAGGTGCTGAcagagaagaggaggctggtgTTTTTGAggccgttggaggaggagctggcgcgGCAGGTTGAGAGACTGAGACTGGGTGACAAGAAGGCCGTGGAGAGGAAAAAGATCAAGGTTCCTTGGAGACcgtttttttccttttctcttaGGCCGGATGCCCAGTTTTTGTCGTTGTTTTCTGTCTTGACGAGCAATACTCATCGGATTCATCTTGATAGCAAGTAtgcgagggtggaggaggggtataAGGATGTGCTGGTTCATGGGCCTTTGAcgctggtgttgatgttggagggTCTTGCGTCTTATTTGCACAAGAGtggaaaggagaagaggaggtggataaAGAGTATGAGCTATAGGAACTTGGCGCCGCTGTTTAAGGGGGATGAAGTGAGGGTTTGTGGTGCTTTGGCCAAGAGtcaagggggtggggaaggggaggagtgggtggttTGGATTGAGGATATcgagggggggttggcggtcaAGGGGAGTGCTACTGTTGTTGGTAGGCCGGTGATAGGGTCGTGA
- the PEX3 gene encoding peroxin (COG:U; EggNog:ENOG503NZ41), whose translation MLAATKRWFRRNRTPLAIGAGVIGAGYVVTNYVLGKLQDARERMSSDRIAKENLRRRFEQNQEDCTFTVLALLPTATTNILEAMNTERITYEIQQMKGSAVARTKSIGSTSPPSLSAETDDDGRSMFSVSVTSDAGLQTSQLAVPTSIAAAISGDGNVPVDGAQEGDALSVPPKPKKTKRQLWNDLTISSITRAYTLLYTLSLLTMLTRIQLNLLGRRSYLSSVVSLATGSAQQTISLENNDDDGNNPEHYYGSDFEVNRRYLTFSWWLLNRGWVDVMQRVETAVRQVFGHLSPRDTVTIENFLQLTSNVRTLVEGSSPSSGVGTAWLRFLLPPEKLEDFVLRESGILDDSSPSPSPTGEDITPTSVQLRRLLDETADLIDSPTFSSVLTQILDAGFDTLKGQLAKDVVGVSTITEDMSGFTSRAVLLPKILSVLTRQAHDIGNGMPNRYLQAMEQVRDLEGFAAVVYSSNWQAEIAQDEELEVLQREQQRRNETVAGGGVSGLVREEVRSPGLEGSTVVGGGDESVVVVGQDPQGSFEGAWERAVSPRR comes from the exons ATGTTGGCCGCCACGAAGCGGTGGTTCCGCCGCAACCGAACACCTCTCGCCATCGGTGCTGGTGTTATCGGCGCCGGCTATGTTGTCACCAATTATGTCTTGGGCAAGCTCCAGGATGCGCGCGAGCGCATGAGCAGCGATCGCATCGCCAAGGAGAA TCTGCGACGACGATTCGAACAAAACCAAGAGGACTGCACCTTCaccgtcctcgccctcctaCCTACCGCCACGACAAACATCCTCGAGGCGATGAACACAGAGAGAATCACATATGAAATCCAACAGATGAAAGGCTCTGCCGTAGCCAGGACGAAGAGCATCGGGTCAACAAGTCCACCCAGCCTTTCCGCAGAGACAGATGACGATGGAAGGAGCATGTTCAGCGTCAGTGTCACAAGTGACGCCGGCCTACAAACAAGTCAGCTTGCTGTCCCAACTTCCATAGCAGCTGCCATCTCAGGGGACGGCAATGTCCCTGTCGACGGTGCCCAAGAAGGCGATGCCCTTTCAGtaccccccaaaccaaaaaagacTAAAAGGCAACTCTGGAATGACCTCACCATTAGCT CCATCACCCGAGCCTACACCCTCCTCTACACGCTCTCCCTCCTAACCATGCTAACCCGCATTcaactcaacctcctcggccgccgctCCTACCTTTCCTCGGTcgtctccctcgccaccgGCTCCGCCCAGCAAACCATCTCCCTCGaaaacaacgacgacgacggcaacaATCCCGAGCACTATTATGGTTCCGACTTTGAAGTCAACCGCCGCTacctcaccttctcctggTGGCTTCTCAACCGCGGCTGGGTAGACGTCATGCAGCGTGTAGAGACTGCCGTCCGCCAGGTCTTTggccacctctccccccgCGACACCGTTACAATCGAGAACTTCCTCCAACTCACCTCCAACGTCAGAACCCTTGTGGAAggctcctctccctcctcaggGGTGGGCACAGCTTGGCTCAggttcctcctccctcccgaAAAGCTTGAGGATTTCGTCCTTCGCGAATCAGGCATCTTGGATgactcctccccgtccccatccccaactgGCGAAGACATCACCCCTACCTCAGTCCAATTACGCCGGTTGTTGGATGAGACAGCCGACCTAATCGACTCCCCCACCTTCTCCAGCGTTCTAACTCAGATCCTCGACGCGGGCTTTGATACTCTCAAGGGGCAGCTGGCCAAGgatgtggtgggtgtgtCAACCATAACAGAGGACATGTCCGGCTTCACGTCAAGAGCGGTGCTTCTTCCCAAGATCCTCTCCGTGCTTACGAGGCAGGCGCACGATATTGGGAATGGGATGCCGAACCGGTACTTGCAGGCGATGGAGCAGGTGAGGGATTTGGAGGGTTTTGCTGCGGTGGTGTATTCTTCCAATTGGCAAGCGGAGATCGCgcaggatgaggagttggaggtgcTGCAGagggagcagcagaggagAAATGAGACCGTCGCTGGGGGTGGCGTAAGTGGTcttgtgagggaggaggtcagATCACCTGGGTTGGAAGGGTCAACCGttgtggggggtggtgatgagagtgttgttgtcgttgggCAAGATCCGCAGGGGAGTTTTGAGGGGGCGTGGGAACGGGCTGTGAGTCCGCGGAGGTAG